A segment of the Trifolium pratense cultivar HEN17-A07 linkage group LG7, ARS_RC_1.1, whole genome shotgun sequence genome:
CGATATATTCAAAAATCCTCATCGTCTTTCACAATAACATGATAGGTGGAATTGCAATTAAACGACTTATTAGCAGATTAATAGATCATTTCGGAATGACATGTATACAAGAAAACCTGGTTAAAtcccaaatttgctaaaaaTATCCTTAAAAACAGTTTATGTAAATGTAAACTGAGTTTAAAACTGAGTTTACTTAAGTTCATGTCAACTTGTCAACTGAATTTATGGAAGCTATGTGAATTGAGTTTACTCAGGTTATATAAACTCAATTTACGTATGAtttgaaaactattttattAGTATATGATCTTATTTACATTAGCAGTTCACGTAAACATTTAACTTAGAAGATTACATTTACtatcaaataaccgattatcccaaaatcttaaggtattaggatagagccatatcaatggttttatattatttctaacacgccccctcacgcaagagcccacttgggcttgaagcgtggataatgcatagacccacctaccatatgcttaaattccactttttaattagaaagtgaggggagcggggatcgaactctagaccacttagtcacagaggctctgataccatgtcaaataaccgattatccaaaaaccttaaggtattaggataaagccatatcaatggttttatattatttctaacatttACTAACGATTGAATCACATACAAACATGAAATCGCATGACAAACATGAAATCGCATGAAAAAGGGAGTGCcctaaattttgaaaaagtataaATTCACTAACCTATGCAATAAAGTCTTAAcagaatattttcaaaaattcaatatttcatTGTGATTAATGACACATTAATAaagtttgtgagtttgttaacACATTAATGGAGTTTTTGAAGCGAGACataaaaaagatgaaaacacggtttttaaaaaattaaataaagaaggACAATTTTggtaatataattaaattttaatgaaaattaggtgtaactaatttttttttgggtgtgactagaaaatttcaaaaactaaacTCTACTGACAATTTCTTACTCAGATCACCACTAAAATCCTACtttaaatcacaattaaaatgagaaaaatatcttattattttatggcacatgttaagcaatctaaaagtaaaaaaaaatgtattaaaatgaaattttttaaattttaagaaattgaaCGAAAGATTTTTTAGACATATAACATGTGTCATTTGGTCTATAGTTgcatttctcttattttattgaAGATTCGTTTGATTTGCAAATAGATATGTAATAGACAGAATCACAGAACAACACTTGACACCCGGGAGTGAATTGTCTCCCATAAACAATTCATCCAGTCAAATCATCACCTTCcaataaacaaatttaaaaatataaaaataagaggCAGAATGATCTAATGGCTATCATTAAAATTGGAGAGAATCCGGTGGACAGTGCAGTGGAAGGAATCCTTTCCCCTTGACACCCGTTAAATTATTGGATAATTTTTTATCTTGTGCAATATTTTGTGACAATGCATAAATAAAGTAAGGTGAGAGTTCTCATGCAAAAATAAAGTAAGTTGAAAGTTATTATTAACGCATATATACATTTAAAATAATCGATAAATCATGGTTAGTTAATAAGCATAGTCTTGCTCCAATCACATCACAAAGAGGTTTGTAAGTCCTTTGTTCTATCAAAGTTGCAATTTAATTGAACTGatctccgaaccagattaaattgatGATGAAAGTCAAAGTTGCAACGTATAGCTCAGAGATTTGTTCATGAGAGGACTTCCAACCCAGTTGCTATCACATAGAGGCCTTACAAAGCATCTATTTTTATCTTGTTCTTTTTCACatatatggttttttttataataaaataatttcggGTTACCTaagtttataatatttaaaagcATATCGAATTTGTATTTTaatctctaaaaataaaaataagatgttttgtgtgaattttgatttttggtctctaaaaataaagaattttgattttagtcctccAAAAATTTGCTATTTCATCTTTTTCTCCTTAATggacatattttttataattattattattttctttgtatattttttaaacacaaTATGAAATAGAGATGTTTGATATAATAGATAGACATAACATAAACATCTTTTGaacttaaaaaaatcataactttaacattaatataataaacataAATTGTTCAACTAAAATCAAAGGAAGGCTTAAAAGAAGGATGGATTAGCAtaccaaataaaatattgactcaaatcaattttttttctcagaGGTAGTTCATAAAAGAGAATAGAGAAACGCTCggaattaaattataaaaaacactatttttaatataattttatgtattttgattttcttaaccaATTTCCCACACTAACATCTTATTGGTAATAGCTTGACCCTTGAATTAATTTGATAGTGGATACCTAGCGGACCCAGGGGGTGGCTGGGGAGGGCCACGGCCCACCCCCAAAAATATGACATTACTTAAATACTCTTggtaatatttataaaatttaaaatatatactgTATATATATTCAACGAAGCATACAGTTATAAATTTGATGGTGTAGCCCAGCGGATTGGGACATGCTTGTTTACTAAAAGGGCGCTGGTTCAACCCTTACAATCatcaatttttgaattttttatgttttccttCTTTAAAAAAACACTCTCCAGCCACAATTTTTGGATTCcaaaaatgatattttatttatttataggtacaaaaacaaaaaagttgatTTTCGGTACAAAAAATGGAtagtttctatttatttatttttttctaaaaatacaaaaactattttgaattaaaaaccaatcattattttttatataatataataaaatatattattttttgataatcaattttgtgcaaatattagtttaaaGTAAGTTATCGATAATTTCAAGCTGCTTAACACGCGTGGAATATTATTTAAAGtatgcaatttactttttttatgaacaatttttttttttttttaaaaaaattgtgcttATTAGTGGCCCACCCGAATTTTATTTCCTAGTTCCGCCACTACTACCATATGTAGTCCCTTTAATTTGTAGTCCCTTTGTTTGTGGGTTAGACTTATCCATTgtattttcattaataaaatagaagcaaaaattaattttatgtaaaTCAAATGAAAATCTAACTAATCAAATATAATATCCGACAAAACAGAATGaagcaattaaataaataaatcaaatgataaaactatattgttaagaaaaataaagtaaaggaTGCAACAagttcattataatttttttttaaaaggcaagaataaatatatattaaccgaATAATCACCTGAGCACAAGACATGCCGAAAAGATTACACAATGTCAAGAACAAGTAACAATATGAAAACTAATATACTTCCAAACAAAAACACGGCTcaaccaccaactatggtagtttgatACCAGATTAAAGTTCATTGTCTTCAACCATCGATAAGAATAAAGTTAGATTTTGTCCAACAGTTGAGGTAGGGAACACTCTGAATTTCTGAATAGTCTCTGATTTCTTTCATTCCACACAACCGACACACTTACGAGCCAAATGAGTTGCATGAAAGATCGTCTCGCACGGAGACCGCATAAAGAGAAATTAACTGAATAAAATGGTCAGATAACTGCTAAGTGTCGGCCAACGAGAATCCAATCCAATACCGAACTAACGACCACAGGGAGCCGAAAAAACTGCAAGAAATGAATAAGTGTTGAGTTGATTCAACACCACCGTAACCGGATACACTAAAATGAGCGTCTGGAGAGATGATGTCTCGAGCCACCATGTTTACTTTTGTGGACAACCTGTAGCGTAAGAGTCTCCAAGCGAAAAGCAATAAGCTGTTGACAAGTCAAAATTTGATAAGCACCACAAACTGAGTAACTCAGTCAGTGTGAGACCGCTACTTCCACCTATCAGGATACTGAGCCTGTAGAGAGAATTCGTGAAGTAATAACTttcaaacatttatttttaaagaggctaaaatagtatatattaataaaagcATAAACCAATTACCTCCCAAGATTACAAAGAAGGAGAAAACAAGAAACAATACTCAAGGCCTAACCAACACAAGAAAACACATAGGCCTAATTAACCGAAAAAGCTAAATAAACCCCTCTTAAAATCATAAAACTCCCCTTTTAAAGAGTTTCAAATATTGACTAACCCgttcgacaaaaaaaaaaaatattgactaaCCCTACATCAAattttctcatctaaaaatcacttaataataatattatatatagtatacaCTGTCATGTcaatttaaagaaatatatatatatatatatatatatcatcatcTAGTTTATTTTTTCCCTTTTCAAACAGCATTCTGTTCTCTTCTGTCCTTTATAACACACAAATATCAGATAACTATCAAACATCATTTTGTTCTCTGTTCTCAATTCCTTTATACTTTTTGTTTGGAAAATTTTCTACTTGTAATGGAATCCAAGAGCGTCAAATGTTTTCTTAATGCCAAAACAATTCTAGTCACCGGTGTAACCGGTTTCCTGAGAAAAAGtatctctctcactctcttctAAGTCATCTTATAGGTCATGGTTTAATTTGTTTACTTGTGTGATTTTGTAGTTTTTGTGGAAAAGATACTCAGAGTTCAGCCAAATGTGAAGAAGCTGTATCTTCTTCTGAAAGCTAAGAATTGTGAATCTGCAAACCAACGTTTCAACGATGAGGTGAATGTTTGTATTTTGCAAGTTTAGAATGATTTGTATCTAAGAATATTTCTTTGATCTTGCTTTGTTTCTTTGTATGTAGATGTTTTTAAGTGTGCTTTAAAGAAATTATACCCCAAatcatgtacaaaaaaaaaaaggataataataataataataacggTAGATGAGAAGATCAGGGAAGGTTTGTTGCAGTTTGGTTGTAACAATGACTCTAAATTAGCGGTGTAACAATGTAGTCCACACTTTGGCCCAATTAGCGCACGAGATTCCTAACTGTGTCTGGTTGGAAGATACACCCCCCTCCCAAAATTGATTCATATATTAGATACTGTAATTCTTtagcatttatatttttttaagctttatATGCAATCAAGTACATATAATTAATGTTTTCTCTTGAAGGAATCAGATTTAGGGTGTTTtatttaaacttaaaaaaaatattgttttgaaaacaatttagagattccttttgacatttttttaagaaaaaaaatttctaaaaaatctacaacatgtttgtcaaaaaaaaaaaaaaactatgacaAAACTAAAGCAAGCGGACCCTTAGTCGGTAAAGATTTTGAGTAGTATTCATGATATTCTAGGTTCAAACTTTATTGGCTccaatataataattttttttttttttgatagttAAGTATAACGATTGTACTATGATAGCTATTTGAccaaaagaagataaaataagTTTAATCTGAGTATGTTATGCAGATTATAGGAAAAGACTTGTTTACATTGCTGAAGGAAAATCAAGGTATAAAATTCAACTCCTTTGTCTCTGAAAAGGTGACTATAGTACCCGGAGACATTTCACTAGAAGACTTGAATTTGAAGGAATCAATTCTAGAGGAGGAGATTTGTAATCAAGcaaatattattgttaatttggCTGCATCAACTAAATTTGATGAAAGGTATATGGTGCAACTGACGACCTagataaattttcttttttaataagtatcAAAATAGTTGTATAGAAGCAGGAGTTCGGACCCCGAACAATtcacttatttacttttaaggtgaattttttagTCATTAATTAGgctaataataaacaaaatttttttttgcaataactATAGtctttattaattgatattaAATGCAGATACGATGTTGCATTGAATATA
Coding sequences within it:
- the LOC123896530 gene encoding fatty acyl-CoA reductase 3-like; translated protein: MESKSVKCFLNAKTILVTGVTGFLRKIFVEKILRVQPNVKKLYLLLKAKNCESANQRFNDEIIGKDLFTLLKENQGIKFNSFVSEKVTIVPGDISLEDLNLKESILEEEICNQANIIVNLAASTKFDERYDVALNINALGVKNVLDFAKKCVKLEVVVHVSTDKVAAKEAKIEALTVDG